In the genome of Catharus ustulatus isolate bCatUst1 chromosome 1, bCatUst1.pri.v2, whole genome shotgun sequence, the window GGTTACTGAGATACTGATTGGTAAAGAGTTTTATCACTGACTAAGTAatctgtaaaattaatttttgctctCCAGAGTTAAATGCTTCAactgtttgggcttttttgtaTTACTGAGACCCTCACCTGCTGTCACCGCCCACTTGGCTCCTGACGAGAGTGGAGGCCGCCACAGGCAACCCCGGGTTGGAGACAGTGACATTCTCGAAGACCACACTTGCGCTGCTGTTCAAGGAATGGCCCAAGTAGCTCGGGAAGGTCTCGTCGGCGATATTCCTGAATTCTTCCATCATCCTGCACACGCTGCCTGGAAGAGCACTCGGCCGGCAACACCATCAGCCCCGGTCCGGCAGCATCTGCAAGCAGGAGCCGAATAGCTTCACACTTACCGAGGCAATGCACTTTACTCACACATCGCCGCCAGCATTCCTGGGCAAGCACCCCGCTTTACCCACAAACGTGCTCGAGAACcactcccagtgctctcccACCGAGACTTTTGGGGGACACACTCTCACAGCCCTCTCGGAGCGCCTAAAAAGAGCGGTGCTCCTGCGAGTCAGAAGCACCGCTGCCAGGCGTGCCAGCCTATATTTAGCCCGTAAAGCCGCCCGGACCGCGGCGGTCCGAGCCTGCCTTCCTCCCTGCGCGGCCCCTCCAGGGGGCACCTGAGGCGACACCAACTCTGTGCGGCTACGGGCCGCGCGGGAAGCTGCGGCTGCTCACCGGCCACGCTCCGTCGCGCACTTCGGTGACGGGGAAGCGCCTTTTCGCCCAAACAGCAGCGGGAGGTGGGCTCTGCTCTTCCCGAAGATCCCAGGAGCAACAGGAGCGCTGGCGGACAGACGGACCGAGCGCCAAAACCAAAACTCGGGacccgccctccgccgccgccgcagcgccCCCCAGCGGCCGGGCGGGCACCGCTCGCTCCGCTGGCGCGCAACGGAAACGGCCGCGCGACCGACCCGCCCCCCGCGCGGCCAGGGGCGCGTGCGCAGCGGCGCCGCGCGCACCACCCAAACTTTGGCGCTCGCTCGCGCGCAGCCAATGGTAGCGCCCCGAGCGGAGCCGGCGATTGGCGGGCACGGCCCGCGAAGGGAGGCGGGAAGGGGAAGGTTtggggaggggcggcggggACGCTGATTGGGCGATGCGCGCGCGGCAccgcccagccccgcccccagcGGCCGTTAGGCGGGAACGGGGGGCGGGTGTTTCCCTAGGGAACGGGGTGGTGCCATCGGTGTGTTTTGTGTCAggtatttgctttttttggatCCCCGTACCAGTAAGTAGCTCGGGGTCTTCCAGGAAAAGGGCCGCTGAACATCCTGCCCGAACCCTGCTGTCCCCCGTCCtactaaaaatggaaaaaaaaaaaaaaaaaaaaaaaaaaaaaagaaaaattcagattaacTCATGTGACGTTGTTTGTAACCCCGGCTTTGTTTTCTGTCCCGTTTTTGCCGTCTGAATCAGTTAGATGAGGCTGAGAAATAAAATCGTTatggttggaagggatctctggagatcGTCCGGTCCTACCGCCAcgccaaggcagggtcacctagagCAGGTGACTCACTCCAGATGAGGTTTGGATGTCTacagagagggagactccacgaCCTCCTGGgcacctgtcccagtgctctgccaccctcagcaTGAAGTTCTTTCTCGTGTTGAGGTGGAACTCCTTGTGCTGCAGTTTATGTGTAGAACTtggaaattttcatttccatgctgAAGCGTACGTGTCACACTCTGTTTTAAGCAGAGGATATGAGCAGGTACATTCTAAACGCGGGTGTGTATGCGTACATGAAAACTTCAACAGATCGAACTCAGTGCTGTCCAGGATGTTCTCACAATGCGTTTCTGCAGTTGTATTCCTGGTGTGGAAAGCACAAAAATCTACGACAGTGAAAATCCACGTTTGTTGTAATCAGAAGTTCATGGTGTTTCAAATatgttcaaaacaaaaccaaacaacaaaagcaaaaccaacagagacacaaaaacaaagaaaaacaaagaaaaccaccAAAGCCATCTCATGGCTTCTACAAGAACCAAAAACTTCTAATACTGGCAGTTCAAACTGAGATGTCCTCCAAACACAGAAGCAGTAGAAGGACTATTGCATATattctttcagaagaaaaaggagcacAGCCTTTAAAAGTgctagaaaaatttaaaatattgtaagtGCCTGCTGTAATTATCCCTTTCAAAGCCCTTCTATAATCTTCCCCTCCTAGAGTTCTACTGCCCATGCCTGAGGTTCCAGATCCTGCACAGAAGTACAGTTCACAGGCTTGAGTCAAGGGAATAGAGGGAAGCATGAGTTTGAGGAAGCAGGGGTGGAAGTCAGGGATGTGGATTGAAGGGTCCTGGAAAGAGGTCAATACAAAATAGCAGGCAGGGGGCAAGGTAAGCATCAGCCACAAAAGCAGCCTGAGCTCATTCACTGAGGTTAAAGTACTTGGCCACTGTGTTCCAACACGACTCGTTTGCACCAACACTTGCAGCATGTTTCCATTAGGAAGAAGTGCGACTGGAATTAGGATATCTAATAATAACACATGTTCatcacagaggaaaataatgtgACCATGCTGAGTAAACTATTAACAATGCACTACTAGAAGCTGCAAAAAATTGTCATTACTGTAACTCGTTAATCTGTGACTGCTTCAACGGTTAAGAGAGGAATTCTCAAATGTCTCAACACttcaaaaatattctgttcCTTGCATACCCAGAAACAGTTTCTTCTGGTTTAGGAATATATCCCAGTGTGATAGTgttgataatttttaaattattcattctCCCTCAGAGGAATAGTTACTTCCCACCCTCCATTTAAGCATTATCTTTTTAATAACGTAACATTTCTGCTTACCATACAAAGTTGGCATAGTTTTGTGCTAACTTCTTCTAgtaaaattactaatttttttgGCTCTAAAGTAAGCAACCTCCCTCCACACATGTTCAGCAAGCACTTAGAACACCAGTGTACCTCATGGGTTTTTAAACTAAAACTTGATCCCTCAGAGAGAAACCAAGAAACAAATGTGATGGATCTGAGCAAATGAAGCTTTCAGAATACAAGTAAAGTTCACTTGTCACTTTGGAAAAATATAAGTTGTCCTCTCCTTTACCTCATAGTAGTGGTCTAGTCCACTAGGACACAGGGTAAGTCCATTTTGAAGTACATTGAAATATACTATTATACTCCAGGTTTCTGCTGCACAAAGGCCTCCTCTTCCTTTGCTCCCCCCAAGATCTGCCCAACAAACTCAGCAATCTGATCCTGTGCAGTAATGCTACTCCTGGGCAATACCATACACTTTGTCCAGCATTATCTTCATGCCTGTCTTGCACCAGTCTGAGTCAGTGCCAACACACTAACCCACGGCAGTGACGTTCCTGTGCTGACACGCCAGAAAAGCCATTTGACATTTTTCAAGCCGGCACTCTTTCTTCAAAATGTCCTGATTTAATTCAATCACTGTAAAAGAACTGAAAGGTAGTGAATAGGTAGGTAACTGAGAGGTAATAATGCGAAACCCAACAGCTCTAGCAGTCTCCGCAGACCTTCAGCACATCCACGGGAAAAGTCAGAGCACACCTTGTGGCACAGACCAGGAATATGCAGCTGCACCTCAAGAATGGCACAAAAGCAGAGCTAGGAGAGTAGACACCTgaataaaaaaaccacctttACCAGGaacttattaaaaaagaaaaaggttaatTACAAGGAAAAGCATACATATTCAGACCTTTCAGAACAAGTTTATTAGTTAACCACAATTATAAAacttaaatatttatacagCAAGATGGAAAAATCTTAAGTGACCAAACACTTCAAATTACTTTGCTGCAGTATACACAGgaatggttttgtttctttaacaaGCTTGGAGGTATGTCAAATTTTGAGAATGTGTTTCACATATAAATGCAGtatacaaaaagcaaaaaaaaattaaagaccaTACTAAACTCAtttcaaaaaggagaaaaaaaaacaaagaaaaaaggacagGCACATTGAAGTCACCTACTCCATAAAGAGGTGGTGGCTAATACTCCTTATATATGTTGCCCAAATTCAAAGGGTACAAATTAAAATGGTCTTTGATAACAAATAACATGTTCTAAATGTCTTTTGTTTCCCAAAACATGCATAAAGTtcccacattttaaaaaaactcttctGTACCAGAGAAGGAATACAAAGGCAGCCAGAAATGGAAGCATTCACAAATACCAGAATAAGACCcttcagaatttatttaaagtaaCATATTAAACCCCTTCATTCTCAGGTAAAAGATTAAGAGGCCGAGATACACATCGTCTGCGAGGGTGAGGATACTGGAGGTTGGCAGTGTCAGCATCACAAGACTGCTCTatcagaggaggaggaggaaggagctgggcaTGACTGGACCATCTCGATCCAGCCCGTGGGGAATCCAGAGGGGGAAAGAAATACCTGAAACAATTaagaaaggaacaaaacaccaaaacaaaaaaccaacaaaacaaaacaaaacaaaaacaaaaaaaaaaccaaaccaaaacaaaacaagaaaagaagagaaaggtaGTAAATACAAGGAGAACCAAAGGGGAGAAAAgacatgctggaaaaaaaaaggctttagtATATCCATGCCAAAACCAATAGAACATAATAGCAGAAATCAAGGCTTGTAATTCAAAACAAGACAAATGTGGAAACCttctttaaagcaaaataatagtCTTTCCCACTGAAATTCATTGAAAAGAATACCATAGTCATAGTCCTAGTATACATTTTTACAAAAGAATGGATTGCTTTGGAAGTCAAAAGGGTGATGTAGTACTGCTATTACCAGGCTTTCATTCTCCCAGAATTACTGTGATTTGTTAACAGCTCTCAGTAATGCTTTGTTTGTGACACaaaatatacattaaatatTATCAAAGTACATTTGCTGCATATGCATCTAATTCAGATTAACTTCACAGCATTTCTAGAATAGATGTTAAAACATCACTGTTAATTATTAACATTAATGATATACATTTACAGAGAATAACTGCTTTGGATGAAATACAGTCTTTGTACCTATTTACACATTTCTGCAAAATCCTCAGTGTAAATTCAAGATTCCTGGTGAATGCAAGATTCAGAATTATGCCACTTCATgtcattttgctgctgttttttttaGAACTTACCCGTAACACTTGTGCATATTCATGTAACTATATTATGCTTTCTGTCTTGTTTACAATTCTGTGGACTTACATCAAAAAAACAGCTATCAGTTTATTAATGAAATTATGGGACAATTTACAGCAAGCTACATTTTGGTTTATACCTCTGCATGGCTAaagtgtttgcatttttcaagaACACTATATTTAGAGAATTTAAATATTCCATGTAAGTGTAGTTATTACCATAAGAATGTACAAATATGTAACAGAAAAAGTACTTCTTTTAGGATGAAGGAAGTATGACAGTACttacaaaacatttatttgaagtCATACTAAAGAATATAAATGAAGCAAtaccaaaatattaaaagccATCATCTGTACAAttatcaaaacatttttcttactcCTTTGAACTAACAGTTGCATATATTACAAAGCAGTTACAACCTTGTTATGTTTAGGAATCTTAATCAAATACTGAACACTCttaaatgcaaaacaaattggttctcaaaacaattttaatCAAAGTTATTGCAATGGTTGTTTCCCTCCTCCCATCCCAATCAAGGACAAAAATTCTTGGTTTTAATCATGAGCTATCTTTTAATTTGACAAGCTTTCAAAAATACGTTCTGAtggaagttttggggtttgggtgggttgtttatattttttccaaacaagaTGCCTCTCCAAGTATTTTTCTATCAGGTGTTCCATCAGTATCAAACTGTGCAGGCTAGTACAAAAACCGCACACAAGGTgttttaaaaaggctttttgaACAGCATTTAGTAGTTAGCAGGCTGCTGGTGTCTTGGGAGAGGTCAAACGGcgctggggaagggaaaaaggagtTCGTTTTCCATTCCTGTGTGCAtgcaacaagcagcaaaacaCCAAAGTTACTCCAGTTAGCTTGGtatcagctctgctttctgttaAAAAGGACATAATAcaaatggagaatggaaattGTATCATAAATCTAAACACACAATTACATCAATATAATCGTACACCCCTACTGGTTTATTTCCTAACAATCTAGATCAAAgattctgtaatttattttgagTACAAGTCCAGTTTGGCTATAGTGCTTTTATAATCTTTTTTAGATCTGTCTGTGCTATAGCTGTTTTAAGCATTTAACCATACAGACATGAAACATAGCATGTACAGTCAGAGACAAAGTAAGTTATGTGTAGGATACCTATTTACTCAAATGTCAATGCATAAATCTTTATCAGCATGTTAACACTAACACAGAAGTTAACAATTATGCTCACCCAATTCAGGACAATATCATTACAGAAGAAAGCATGTAGTAAAGTGTGCATCTTTCGTAATAAGGCTCAACCCTAGGACAAGACACAGTATGTCTGGAAATCCCACAGCCACTGACTTAATTCTGGAACTAACATTGTGTTACAAATCAGAGGcaagaataatttattaaaaaccaaaaaaaaccaccttccAAAACACAGAGCAATCAAGGGAATAGAAATAATGCTAGAAGTTTCAGTTTCCCAATGGCTTAGCACCAAGTTCAGGGACAGGAGAAGAGCCACCAGTGGGGTGGGGACAGTTAGTCTTGGTGGTAGCACCATCTTGGCTAAGGAGATTGTTAAACCACACACGATGCTAAAGGGCTGTAAAACAGTATGCATTTCCCCACGGGAGCCCAAGCAAATCCAAGCAAATACAGCTACTCAGCTCTGGATATACCCTTTCTGAGGCAGGGCTGCGTTTCATTTGCTACACTGCAAGTACAACCTTGAACCATGACCAATATAATTCTGCTGCCCTTTCTTGTAAGGACTAGGCCCATTACCGTCTCCTGTGCTCTCATTTATCTTGTGAGGAAAATGTGAAACCCATTTTCTGTTAAACAGCCTTAGGGATCTTGAACTGCCATTCAGGATTGACTACTGAAAGGGAAAGATGGGGCAGGCTGGTGCTCCTCTCCAAAAGCAAACTTTACTGACAAGCattgcaaactgaaaaaaaactcaCATGAGGAGCTGCACATGGATGGAAAGGGAAACTATCCTaaggcatttgaaaaaaaaggtgGCCACAAAACTTGGAAACTGCTGCTATAGAATCTGGCCACATCTCATCCTTATATAGGACTTACAATTCTGTCAAGCTGAATGTACACACCACACTATACATATGCAAAACTCAGCCTATTTCTACATTTCGGTGTacacaaatgaaaatgttttttcagaagAGGCAGTAAAATTAACAACTAAACAGCAACTATTACAGAATAAAAACCTAACAGAAATTAAGGCAAATTATCTGCAACATGAATGCCATAtgataaaaatttttaaacttttaattttattcaattGATGCTACACATCTGCAAAAACCAAGTAAACTAACGCTAACATTTGATTTTTGAAACCATATGTTATGAAGttgctcctcttccttcccttctgctaCATTATcccagagaaaaacagaatttgttGCTGGTATTTTTGCTtcaattttaaatatgtatctAAAACAAAACGGCAGTTACACATCAGTAGGATGAAGCTTCTCCTTTGAAACTATTTTAGAAACgttgtttttaataatatgaaaggactaaaaatgaaaatagttaTTTACATTGCATATTTATACAGACTGATTCAGTATGACTTactgttttgttcattttcctcTTAACACTGGCATAACTGACAAACCACAGAGCAAAACCAGAAGAGCTTATTGAAATACTCACACAATAAATAACATTGCActttaaaaacatgtaaaacAAATTAGAGagctaaattaaattaagaagATTCAGAGAAAATACTACGTACTGAAAGTCAGTCTCTCTACTAATTAACCCACCTGCTGGCAGATGATCCATTTAGTGAATTCTGTAGACTTGTATTGGCTGAACCTAGAGAGGCATTAAAAATTCCCTGCTGAGAACTACCATTCACCGGACTCCCATTACCTTTCAGTATACCAGTACACTTCCAGTTGTCCATGTAATTAGCTGCAAACAGAGATATATAGAAACTGTTAGTTTCTCTTCTGAAGCTCAGCTTTACCTACAAATATGTTTCAACTGCCCCACACCTGATGTGAATCAGATCTGAACTTCAATACCAACATATAAATTCCAAACAGTTAGGATCTGGCCCTTCAGCTGCCTGATATTCTCTGCCTGTCCATAATTTAAAACTCAGTTTCCACTATTAAAATACTAAGGAACAAATGAGAATATGTAAGTTAACCGCCAGAgggcttttgttgttgttgtgggaattttttttgttgtttgtttggttcaTGGAGGGGGTGGatgtatttctttgttttcttttaaaaatacaaacagaaaaaagatatttgcctgGACATTGTGACTGAATGCAGATTTTCTAGGTTTAGGAACAGGAAAATATCTATGTTACTTTTTTAAATGACAACTTCATGTAGCTCTAGTCTGGTGAAACAATTCCAATGTACAGTAACAAAACTATTCACAGCAGCCTAAATCATGCAAGCATTCCAGTACAGCAAGTTATTTctgaattctgtttttcttaagcataaatagaaatacaaaaaaaaatatctatctTTCATAAATCTAAAATGGACACTCACTCCAAAATTATGTTTTGAGTACAATTTCTCAAGCAATTCAGCAGACTACAAAGTTAATGTGTTTCAGGTGGGTGAGCTTACCCTTCCAGAGCCTAACACAGCCATCATCACCAGAGGAGGCAAGCACTGTGCCTGTAATATTCCAGCTCACTCGCCACACCTGGGAGTTGTGATTATCAAACTGTGCCACAATATGAATTTCAAATTTTGTTAATCCTCCTGATGAAGTCAATTCTTTCCTGTTCAAGAGAAAAGTGACAGTTCTGCACACAACTGTTCAAAGGTCTGCGTTTGAACATGATGTCACAGAGAACTACAGCTTTCTAATGTTAACTGTTATTAGATTAGGTATTCAGACAAAATTATAGACTTGCTCACAATCTTGTCACCTTAAAAATCAGGTTGCTAAAAACAATCCTGCATACATTAAGTTAATACTTTTGCTTTTTAGTGACTGTTTGAACAAGATTATATAGTATGCATCACATCACATCAAACCATCTTCCTCTTAAGCTCACCTCAGAGGTTTTAGTGTGAAAATTCGTACATCTTTGGTTGCTACAGCCAACATGTGGAAGGATCTTCCCAGATTTGGAGCAAACGCAATATCATGAACAGGATCCGTGACTGTCATCAGAGCTTCTGCTTTTGCATATTTCCTGTACAGTGCAAGAAATTAACCTTTAACGCCATGAAAACTGCCAGCGATGCAAATTATATAAACCAGATATAGTGGAAATGGGGGAAAGGGTTAATTATATATGATAAGacttgcaaaaagaaaagtatatttttaacataaatttaGGCAATAGTTTCAAGCAGATTTCTTCAGAAATTGAATCTATCAGATACAGTAGCCACTAAGTATAGTATGCTACAGTATTGTAAGTCCTACAACAAAGCAAGAATTGCAGtacaaagaacatttttgtctacaactggaaaagggaaatcaAAAGAAATACTCCATTCACAAATCTAAAGGGAATTTGTATCTCAGTAACTTACTACATTTCCCATGCTTTTAAGCAGACCACTGTCTGCCTCCTCTGGTGTATGATAAACATATTCCATTTTCTTAGTAAGTTACAGTAACTTTATTGTTAATGGACAGAGAATATTGCCTGAAGCTGGGCATAAAATCCACAGAACACTCTGGCTCCTCTGCCACATTGATCACTCCCAATCAAACACACTTTCTCTGTTATCATTTAATTGGAAGTGGTGGTGCACAAACTTCCTAGCCTTTTCTGGTTCTGTGAACTCTTGACTGCATAACCTGAACTTTGAGATCATGAGCAATTCACAGAGCTTTCAGTCATTATAATCATGCCTTTAAAATCCTTAAAAAGAGGACTTTGAACAAAAGAGTGCCTGGTGCAACACAATTCAAATTTCAACTGTTAACTCCTTGTGCAAAATTAAACATACAATTTAGTAGACACAGAAACAACCACTCTCCCTTTAAAGTGCTAgtaagaaaaccaaaatttctGCACTGACGGAGAATAAAATTATCAATATAATTTCTGTTAACATCAGTTACCATTCTGGAGTCTCACTCTCTTTTCCCACTCAATGGAGATAAAATTAAGGTATTATTATTTACTACTCTACTCCACATCTAATGACAGGAATAAAAGGCCATATATTATAAACAACTCCATGATCCCACAAATGTTATATATTGTTATTTAGCATACCTGGTATTTTCATTATATTCATAAATTTGAACCTTAGCCAGTATATTTGGGCTGTTGTCATCACTTCCTACAGCTATCATAGGAGAATGTGCTCGAGAGCTAAAAGGTGAAAACAAATACTGTTATATTTTCACATGATATATAATATTAATACATAATATTTCACATAGAAAGTACACCAAGCCATTTGGCAAATTTCAAATACATTATctatacagaaaacaaaacaacaccaCAGAAtatcacaaggaaaaaaacacaaagaaaccaGAGTTAAATGCTATCCACAGTTACCACTGTCTTCACTCTGTTGCTTCAAAAGCCCACTTTATACACTCCCTAATGTGAAATCATTAGGCAATATTATTTAGCAATTCAAGACTATGTTCTCTGAGAGAATAATTGACTTTCTATAATAGACTGCATCTGCAGTCTAGTATTTACCACAAGTTTCA includes:
- the SEH1L gene encoding nucleoporin SEH1 isoform X3 — protein: MFVARSIAADHRDLIHDVSFDFHGRRMATCSSDQSVKVWDKSENGDWHCTASWKTHSGSVWRVTWAHPEFGQVLASCSFDRTAAVWEEIVGESNDKLRGQSHWVKRTTLVDSRTSVTDVKFAPKHMGLMLATCSADGVVRIYEAPDVMNLSQWSLQHEISCKLSCSCISWNPSSSRAHSPMIAVGSDDNSPNILAKVQIYEYNENTRKYAKAEALMTVTDPVHDIAFAPNLGRSFHMLAVATKDVRIFTLKPLRKELTSSGGLTKFEIHIVAQFDNHNSQVWRVSWNITGTVLASSGDDGCVRLWKANYMDNWKCTGILKGNGSPVNGSSQQGIFNASLGSANTSLQNSLNGSSASRKQS
- the SEH1L gene encoding nucleoporin SEH1 isoform X1 yields the protein MFVARSIAADHRDLIHDVSFDFHGRRMATCSSDQSVKVWDKSENGDWHCTASWKTHSGSVWRVTWAHPEFGQVLASCSFDRTAAVWEEIVGESNDKLRGQSHWVKRTTLVDSRTSVTDVKFAPKHMGLMLATCSADGVVRIYEAPDVMNLSQWSLQHEISCKLSCSCISWNPSSSRAHSPMIAVGSDDNSPNILAKVQIYEYNENTRKYAKAEALMTVTDPVHDIAFAPNLGRSFHMLAVATKDVRIFTLKPLRKELTSSGGLTKFEIHIVAQFDNHNSQVWRVSWNITGTVLASSGDDGCVRLWKANYMDNWKCTGILKGNGSPVNGSSQQGIFNASLGSANTSLQNSLNGSSASRYFFPPLDSPRAGSRWSSHAQLLPPPPLIEQSCDADTANLQYPHPRRRCVSRPLNLLPENEGV
- the SEH1L gene encoding nucleoporin SEH1 isoform X2 produces the protein MFVARSIAADHRDLIHDVSFDFHGRRMATCSSDQSVKVWDKSENGDWHCTASWKTHSGSVWRVTWAHPEFGQVLASCSFDRTAAVWEEIVGESNDKLRGQSHWVKRTTLVDSRTSVTDVKFAPKHMGLMLATCSADGVVRIYEAPDVMNLSQWSLQHEISCKLSCSCISWNPSSSRAHSPMIAVGSDDNSPNILAKVQIYEYNENTRKYAKAEALMTVTDPVHDIAFAPNLGRSFHMLAVATKDVRIFTLKPLRKELTSSGGLTKFEIHIVAQFDNHNSQVWRVSWNITGTVLASSGDDGCVRLWKANYMDNWKCTGILKGNGSPVNGSSQQGIFNASLGSANTSLQNSLNGSSASRNGKRTPFSLPQRRLTSPKTPAAC